A stretch of DNA from Montipora capricornis isolate CH-2021 chromosome 1, ASM3666992v2, whole genome shotgun sequence:
CCACACAATCAAGCACAATGGAGAAGGGAGAATCACAAGAGGAAACTGCATCTTGCCACATCCACAAACGCACAAAACTAACCACAAGGAGAAGTGGGTCGTGAACATCTCTGACAGGCCTCTATCTACAAACGAGCATTCAGCACTAAGTCTCAACTTCAATTTCACTATCACTCCTAAAAGTTTGCCAGTGCCTCAAATTGTTTCCTCAGTTGAATCCGGCATAGGCCAGCTCCCTGACCCTGAAAATGACCTTATCAGAGCCTCAGTCACCTCTGCCATTAAAAGTTGGCGTCCTATGCCACGAAACATTACCACTGAAGATGAAAAAGCACTCGGAGGTCTTGCCAACGACACATCTGTTACAATTTTGCCACCTGACAAGGGCCGAGCCGTAGTCGAGATGAATACCAACGACTACAGTGACAAAATGAACCTTCTAAACGACGATAAAACCTACCACAGGATAACAGACAAAAGAAGGAAACCAACATCAAGCACTGAGAAATCTCTTAATAGACTTCTTTTACAGGTTAAAGATTAGCCAGCCCCGCATGACAGTAGCAAGTAACAGTTGGAACCAAATCTTTACCACAAACAAAGGAGAACGTCCCTCTTAGACCAATTACTAGTGCCCTTGGATCTCCCACATATGAACTATCCAACATCTTGTCACCTcttcaaaataacaaatacacAATCAAGAACAGTGCAGCTTTCGTTGAAAAGATCCCCACCTAGTCAGTGGTCTGACGTGATCCTAGTATCTTTTGACGTTGTGTCACTATTTACTTGCATTCCGACCTACCTAGCCATCAAAGTTGTGAAAGAGAGACTGGACCAATCACTACTGGAGAGAACCAACTTATCCATCCAGAATATCATGGCAGTTCTATAGTTCGTCCTTGATAATAATTTCTTCGTATTTCAAGGCAGCCATTtccaacaaattttcagttgtccGATGAGATTCAGCGCTGTCTTAGCTAATCTCGTCATGGAACATGTCGAAGAAAAGGCTCTCTCATCAGCCCCGAACCCTCCCAAATGGTGGTTTAGATACATAGATGACAGCCATGTGTGCATAAAAACGGAACACGCAGACGAATTCCACGCACATCTCAATTCCATCGACCCTCACatcaaattataattttataaaaTCAGAAGGTTCCATTGCCTTTCTCGATACCAAAACAACCAGACAAAATGATGGCTCGATCACCGTGTCTGTTTACAGGAAAGCTACCAATACCGACCGTTACCTTGACTTTAAATTACACCACCATCCCCAGCATAAATGCTCGGTCGTAAGCACTCTCATGGACCACGCCAAGAACATTCCTTCCACCAAGGAGGAAGCATTTAGGGAAACTAAGCGAGTAGAGAAATTCCTCGCCGCGAATAACTACCCCCGCCAACTGAATAGAGACAAGAATTGAAAAATACAGACCAGCGTGGTTTAATTATCCTGCCCTCTACGAAACGTTTTTCAGAGAAAGTCGCAAAAGTTCTTCTAAGTTTTAGCATCAAGGTCGCCCACAAGCCTATTCGTACCATCTCCAACATACTTAAAAAACCAAAAGACAAAATCGGGTAACAAGCTTCCAGAGGAATCATGTACAAGATCAAATGTGAAGATTGTGATTGTGTTTACATTGGCCAGACACTATGCGCACTAAAAACACGCGTGAACGAACACACAAAGGCCATAGCAACATTGGATGAAAATTCTTTGTTGGCCAAACATCATATGTTCCACAGTCACGAAATAGATTTGGAGAATGTGGAAATGGTTGGCAGGTAACCGACGTGGCGACAAAGACTAATTCTTGAAGCGGGGCACTCCGTGCGAGATGAGAACTCTATAAACGAACACATAGCACTGCCTAGCGTatacaaaaacattaaaaacttcTAGTGGCATTAATAATACTCTTGGGACTAGTGACTTGTTACCTTAAGGAATTTTTTCaagatatttattattactatacaGGACGCCATTAAACATATGCATTTTTTATCCTTTGCTGAAGAACGCAACAGTTGTAGCCGAAACGTCCAAGACAATAAGAATTTTTAGCCAGTGTAAACTTTCTATTTCCTCTTTTACCACATTTTCGACATGTCTGGCTACACACGGAGTCTTTTTAAATGATAGCTTCCCTAGATGAAAAGAGCAGACACCACCTCAGAGTCCTCATGAACACTGCTTTTTTTGTGGGAAAGGAAGAACTAGCTTTTAGAACATTTGGCAGCCTCTGTGACCTCCAAGAAAAGAATGGTGTAAAGATGGAGAGTATGTACCGTATTGAGAAGATGTGTGGCCAGTTTATTACCAGCATTGCTGATGAAAACCAAGAGAGAAGTGAAAGAGacaaggtttttttctttactgTTAGATGGCTCAACAAGAGACAGTGTTTGTACGTTATGTGGACAAACAAGGACAGCCATGGACAAAATTTGTTGACATTGTTCGCCTTGAATCTGCAACTGCAAGTGGAGTTTGTAATGCAATTACAACCGGCTTGGAGACAATTGATATTGACGAAGAAACACTGAAAAAGAAGTTAGTCGGGTACAATTTCGATGGAGGAAGCGTCACAATGGGCAAGAAGTCTGGTGTTGCTGTGCAAATACAAGAAAAAGGTTCCACATCAAATTGTAATTTTACTATAAGACAAATTATCAAGTGTTATTACTATTCACCCAAGAAGAGAAGAAAAGTCAATGCAGTATCAGAAATCTTTGACGAATCTTGCTGTGACAGTAGTGGGAAAGGTGAAGATGCAGCCAAAGCCAAGGGGATATTAAAGGAAATCACAACagtaaaatttgcaaaattccTCTCCTTCATGTTAGATGTCACTGCAATTTTAAAGGAACTGACTGAAAATTTCCAAAGAGCTGATATTTTTATTACCGATGTGTCAATTAAACTTGACACAGCCATAGCAAACTTGGAGCTGTTAAAGAATGGTAGGCCCCCCACAGAGTTGTGGAAGTTCCAAACTAAGTTTAAGAGCAGCTACAAAGAGGAGAGAAAAGTTTCTAATGACTGACTGGAGAAAATAAAAGCCAAGAAGTTTCACTGAAAGACCATGAGCATTTTCCAAGATTTTTGACTGATACCATTATGTATCTTGAAAAGAGGTTTGCCAGCCTCAGCAGCCCACCTCTCACTGATTTGACTGTTTTTGATTAGAGAAATTTCCCTGTTCAAAGAGGAGAAAGAGCTTGTTATGGTAACGAGGAAGTTCAAAACCTAGTTGATTATTTTGCCCCACTTCTTTCCCAAGACGAAAACGATGGAGCTGTTAAAGAGTGGCAGGAAATGAAGAGCTTCTTGGCTACACAGAGAGCATTCAATCCCACTGATGTGTATGCATCCCTGCTTGCACGTAACCACAATGACCTAAATAACATTCTTGTGTTGGAGAAGCTCACTGCCACATGTGAATCGGCTGAAAACAGCGCTGAAAACAAGAATGCAGAGGGGAACATTGAGCAAACTCTTGCGAGTTAAAGACACAGGCACAGCAGCGAAAGAGTTTCACCCAGATTCTGCAATTGATCAGTGGCTCTTAAAGGCTAAAACAAAGTGTCACATTCTGTCAAAACCCAGTGTTAATTCTTCTTCTGTTATTCATAGTGACACTACTGATGGAAGAAAAGTGGAAAAAGAACGGGAGGGGGATGACAACATGCTGCTCCACCCATTGCCACACCATTTGTTGATGAGGAAGAAAATGAGTGATGTCATTGTGGAATCAGTCATAATGTAAACTAAACGGTCAGACTCGGCAGTGAAAAACACTATGAACATTGTGCATGACATTCACTTAAGgtttagaaaaaatatatatttacaaGGCTTaaaatgtcattacaaagaaaaaaaaatcctgaatGTTTTCGAGTCAATTAAGTCATCATATCTGCAGGGTAAGGCGAGTTACCTGTCATGAAGTTAAAAATGTTTggtattttatcttttaaataacatttttacCCTTGTGAATAGTTCACAATTAACGTTGCTATAAATTAAAATGCACCAAAAGCCACATCTTGTATTGATGATATTAAAAAAAGGTTGAATGGGCGTTCTCTGGCTAAGAATATTAATAATTACAAGCAACCACGAAGGAATTGCCTTTATCAGCTTTCATAATAACGCTAGATTGATCCTTCTTCAGGTTGTTAAGGGCTTTTGTTTCTTAGTTTGAAAGATTTTTGTGAAGTGGTGGTCGGGCTCTATGGATGATGGTGGCGGAGGTGGTTCGAATGGCATCTTTAGTGTCACCACGAAGGTGGCGAATAGCAGCTTCAATTTCTGCTATGATGTTCTTTTGAGGAATCATCGATGGAGACCATTGAAGACTACAGTTCTTATGGCGCACCGTTTCGGACAAAAATACTTGTTGTAGAATATCTAATACATATAGCAAATACATACAACTTATCTTGGGAAATATACAACTTATGGAGAAAAATATATCACTTATTGTGAAAAATATACTACTTACTACCAAAATATACAACTTGTTGGGCAAATAAACACCTCTGTGTAAAAAGTACGACTTACATGAAAAATGTACCGAAATTCGGAAATGTACCGAAATGTTGTAAAAATAATACTTCGCCCGCGGTGTTTTGGTCAGCTGACTGTCGCAAAAGCCAGAAGGCCTGTCCACATATAATTCCCGCCAGTTGTTCAATATGGCGGAGCGCATGTTGAACAGACTGGTAGCAGCTGTAATCTCGCTTAATGAATCCAGCAGTGACGCTAGTGATGCTCCGAAGATGAATCAAGCTataaacgaaaacaaaacagaagctAGGGAAGCTGCTTTAAGGCAATTATTTCCAACCATCCAAGGGCAATCTTCAAGCCACTCTGCGGCGTCTGCATCAGTATCTGTGAGTCAGGCCACGAATGGTGTATTCAATCCAAGTGCAAACTGGTCCAGGAAAGGGGAAAAGCGTGGAAACAAGAAGGGGACATCGGCCATTTGTGGATCCAGTAGTGTATCTAAAGCTGTTTTAAAGGATGTAGTTCTACTGCCATCTCCGAAGGTTGATGAAGTCCCATGTGGACAGTTCAGAGTTCAGAgccaaagttttattttgtcagAGCCGTTGGCAATAAAATAGTCGAACTGAACTGCTCCATGGAAATAAATATGAGTTAGCTGGAAAGTTGGTGGCATGGAGTGTTCTCCAGGGTGGTCCTGGGCCCAAATGTCTTTCTCTAGAAGCATTTTCCGTCATGAAAGATCTTCCAATTAACACAACTCAGGCAATCGAGGCTGTCTGTGATAAAGAAATCAAGGAGGTCCTTAAAGGGTTACAGGGATGTGTCAATTAAGACGAATTCAATGTCATAAAAGAGTCAGGTGGTGATTTAATTGCAAACCATGGCTACTCAAGGGTGTTCACAGCTGATTTTGGCAAGAAAAGTGAGATCCAGCATTGCCTCCTTAAACAGGTACTAGTGTGTGTCAATTTAGTAAGGAGCAGCGTTGCACCAGACCCTCTTTATTAAGCCCCCCACCCTGCCATTATCCAATTGTACAGGTCATTGCCATTAGATGTATATTTATTATACATTTATTAAACTAGGTTGGGTTCATAAGGTAAACTTTACCTTAGGCTTATATTCATTTTGTTCCACAATGtacttttaaatttattgtgttACAACTGTTACAAAATTAGTGGTACAAGGGCCTTTGCATGACTTGAACACATGCTTGGATACCACCTAGCAACAGTGTGGTAGATGGCAAGCCATTCAGCAGTTGTTCCACTGAACAAAGTTTTGACTGTGATAACACGttgctgttatacacaattatttttttaaatagctaaacatttgtttgtttttttctgtccaTGCAGAAATCCAACAATTCCATAAAGGCCTTAACTCTATTAGTGGTTTTCAAGATCTGGTGATGAACAACCCTGGCATTTTCAAGATTGCTTTGGGTGTGGAGAATCAAAAGCTCAGTGCCCAAAGCTTCAAGAAATTGTACTCTATGATGTACTCAGACAAGGGTTCCAATGATAGAGACAAGGAAGACAAGACAATATATTGCTTGGACCTGTACCTGCAAGAACTAGAAGAAGAGGAAGTTAACGGTGTGACCCTGGAAGACGTCTTGATTTTCACCACAGGGGCAGACACTGTACCGCCACTGGGCTTTGATGGTCCCATACTTATTGAGTTTTATGAAacagaagagaatgtgaagagGTATCCATGGTCTTCAACTTGCTCCTTAACTCTGTTTTTGCCAAGGGGAATTGAAGACCCCAAAGAGTTCAATAGTCTTCTAACACATGCCTTAGAAAATGGAGTTGGCTTTGGCAAATGCtaaagaacattaattttattattacttGCATCAGTATTTTActtatgttgttgttttaaagttttcattttttatcataTCACAAACAGTGGAACATTGCAATTACAGTCAAATTTGAGAGTATCATTTTGTACTCAGTATATACAGTACTCTCTACtctctcaaatcccataatacacctcttttaccccaaAAACGTTGCATAATcaatgtttgcaatttctcctgggaaacgaagatgtcccaagagaaatcgcaAACAATGCATATCCAAGTTTTTGCGGGTAAAAGAAGAGTATTAAGGGCTTTGAGAAAGTAGGGAATGTAGTTTCTCAGTGATTTGTGAAATGCAGCATGTATTGTAATCAACGATTCCTATCAACTGACACATTCACAGTTCCTTGTTATTGATCAGCTAGCCATTGATGCtaattatttatgtatttacATGTTTAATATTCTCATTAAAGATATCTTGCTAATCTTATACAAGGAGATGCCATGCTTGACATCATCAGACAGTGGGTGCACATCATTTAGTAGAGTAGAAAATTCCCTCTATGTTAGTTGGATTGTAGACCTGGGTACTTCAATGTGATTCTCTGTCTGAAGTTTAGGCAGGGGTGCATTATCATCAATTCCATAACAGTAATGTAATCAGATTGTGCATACTGATAAAATCCTTCTGTCCACTTTTGAAGAGGAGAGTGTCCTCTTTCCCTTTACAGTGGGTGGTTATTCCACTGAATAACAAATTGATCAATAGTGTTGTTTAATCTAGGAATATAGATATAGTGCAATGCACATAAATCTATTTCATCATTAGGATCCAAAAGCTCTCTTTCTTCTAAAAAGTAAAAGATGTTCTTATAGTAAGAGACTACATAATTGTGAACATCATGCCACAATCTCTCGATACGCTGATTGTGAACTGATTGTCCAGTTAACACTGGTTTGGAATCCACACCATATCGAGTTAGCATAAGACTGGCTACATCCACATTTTCAGTCCCATAATCAGTGCATATCCTTCTAGGATAATGGTAAATATTGGTAGCTCCCACAAACAGGTCCAGAACTGTTGATGCTTCATTATTTGTGGATGATTTGAGGAACACCACAGTGCGGGAAAATCCATCGATAGCACCATGGATGACGATGCGCCACCTTATTAATTTGTGGTGACCATCAAGATGCCTAAAAAACAACCACATGATTACAATTGTGACTTTAAgatcaaggaaaaaattgcaattcagaaCAATGCTATCTTTAATGTATGATCAAAATTGCATAATTTAGACCATTTCAGTCaacttttgaagttttttttaaagcctGAGGAATTAAGATAATTGACTTTGCTTTACAAAACCTGATTAATTTAAAAGATGAAGAGTGAAAATGGCCTAATTTTATGCTTTAAGCATTGGCTTTCATTACATTGCAGCAGGCAATAAACATGCAACCCTTTTTAACATGTTTCAGTTGTAACTGACATTCATTTTCTTGCATAACATTGCCAGTGAATGTGTGCATGCAAATGTTGGCAGGATTAACTTTAATGAGCTCAAACACCAAAATCAATCTTGTGGGCATAATATAAGCTTAAGTAGTATTTTATGCCTGTGGTTAATTTCTTACCACAAAGAATTTGGAGTTGGCACAGAGTAAGCTCGTCTCTTAGTTACAGTTCTTTGCCTGAGTTCTCTGCCGACTGGGTCCACCCGCATTATTGACTGTCTAAGTCTCCACCTTTGGACACGGATTTCTCTTCCTCTAAACCAGCCTATGATCATCATTTCACCAGAATTTGGTGATATTTGTAGGACATGTTCAACTAGATTATCGTCATCACTTATTTCACAGAAAAGTTCCCGAGAAGAAGCCATACTGTTAACCGTCTCTTCTGCGCCTTATAGTTTTTTCTGATACACCCAACATTTTAGATATACGAGACCATGAAAACCCAAGTGATCTTAACCCATCCAGTTGTTCTTCTGGAATTACCAGGGTTTGTCGCCCTCTTCTCTTTGATGACATGGTTGGACATGAATAATGGACTTCTCTTTGATCAATTAAACTAAGTCGTTCTTCTTCTGAGTAAGTGTTTGGAATTCGATAACTGCTAGAAGGATGTCATCCAtaacattttgctgagattcCAGTGGTCTTGAGACAACGAAAAAGGGAGATAACGAATTCTAGGCAACGGTCTCGGAGTCTTTCAATTGTTACGCTATCAGCTACAAAAAATTCCCTTTGAAATTCGTGATATATATCTTTTCCTACGTTTAACACATCCAGAAAAGCTGTACGCTCCGCACATGACAAGACAGACGACATACCTGTATTTCTTGCGGCCATCTTGCCTAGGGTGCAAGGCTTTTGCAACAGTCAGCTGACCAAAACACCGCGTGCGAAGTATTATTTTTACAACACAAGTTCTATATTTCCGAATTTCAGTACAATTTTCATGTAAGTCGTACTTTTTACACAGAGGTGTTTATTTGCCCAACAAGTTGTCTATTTTGGTGTAAGTAGTATATTTTTCACAATAAGTTGTATATTTCCCAAGATAAGTTGTATGTATTTGGTACATGTATTAGATATTCCACAACAAGTATTTTTGTCCGAAACGGCGCGCCATAAGTTCTAGTGGTCGAAAGCTtgcaatttttaatatttttagccagagaatgCCCAGTATTCACCATTAAATTGAATTGTTTCCTGAATTGTTTCAAATGAGTCTTCTTTGGTCAACTAAAGGAGAGCAAATGATTGCAAAGGGCCCCGACATAAAATAGATATTACCGTTGAACAACTATTATTGTGAATAGATCCATGCAGTGCCAAAAACTATGTAAGAAAGATATTAagatcaaaatattttttcacaccAAGAATATGTCAAACTATCTACACTGTAGACCTACCTCAGGAACCTTGTTTACCTTCTCCAAATCAGGAATCTGTCCTGGATTACCAGCCTGTCCTTCTAATGACTCGCCATCCTGCATCCACTTCCCTGAGTGCCATTATCTCCCCAGCTGGTTGTATCACCTGATCTTCCTGCAACATCTCAGTCACCTGAGGCACCTcagctacatgtatataaacCTGCACATCATCCACCTGAACAACTTCAGCCTCCTGCAGCTCAACGTCAGCAGCCTTGTTTAACCCTCCTATCACAGTAGGCTCCCACACACCAGCTTGCAGTTCATCACCTACACATTCGTGTATTTCCTGTTCCATTTCAACGTCCTCATGTTTCTTCACCATGACATCTTCAGGATCTTGCTCCATAACCAAGTCTTGGTCATCAGCTAGTGCTATGATCTCACTTATTACCTATCAGGCAAAGTTTTTGACTCAATCAATAACGATCTGAAGTAGTAAAAAACCGGACTTGCAGtaatttcctttccttccaaATTTGGGAGTTATCCTTTAAAACTGGAACGTTACACGCTGAAAAGACACTCATTGCATTAAGCCATCAGATCACAACTTGATATTCTAATCAGTTTCATGAAATGATGTTCCTCTAATTAGCTCCTTGACAACGTAAGTGCACAGGTCGTGTTTGTGGAGAGCCTGAAAAGGTCCATTCCAGAAGtgtaagggggtgtttacatgataccggtacgagtttcattctggtacgagttgtcaatttcataccgcgtttacatggacgacacaaatattgacacatggatgacgcatgaaccaaaacaataatggcgtccAATAAAGTACTGCTATTAAGTATGTTTTCTTTTGCTGCTTCGGCAATCACATTGGCGAATACTATCGCAAATGTTTTACTCAATCAAATGGTTGCCAGGCGGCATAATATGGCGCGTGCCACTTCACTAGGATGCTCGCCTTTATCTCGCTGCATTCTCAAGAAACGAAAGATTCGCGGGAAACACCACTTCTGGGTGAAACCACTCAGAACTTCCACTAAGAACATGGAAGAACGGATTTATGGTGGCAAAACATGATTCAAAATCGTTGTTTGGAAGAGGATTGGAGAAAaaacgcatgcgtcaatagtcccagtccaccacgacttgacgactcgtaccggaatgggagtcaatgtagcgtttacatgataccggtataacttttcataccgttatgagaatttcgatccggtacaactaccaGGATGAACTcgtactggtatgagatttttcaccggtatcatgtaaacaaatacagagcgataagtaagaaccgggatgaactcgtaccagaatgaaactcgtaccggtatcatgtaaacaccccctaagtTGCTAGTGCCAAACAACATAAAAGCTAATCTTTATTCTTTGAGCATCTCTTCAGCGAAGAAACAGAGTCTACGAAACAATAAACTTATTAATTAACATTCACAACTAACAATACTGTCGCAAAACAGAAAATTGATAATAACAGGAAAGGAGTAGAAGGTGTCAAAACTGTGCTCAGATAAAAACTCAACACGCAGACAAAAACTCGTCTAGAATAATTTTTCAGATACCCTATCTTTTCTCCAAAAATACTAGCCTCCATCAACCTTTTTTAAAACGAATTGCTTTCTTTGTACAAAAGAGCTCAGACAAGTAAAGCCGGTTGCACATGAAcaagttttcattgacaatTGTCACTGACAGTGTTCATATGCTCATGTGTATGAACGACAAATTTTCTTTGGCTTGTGGTCTGGGTGGTACTTTACTCATGCAATATGAGCACTCGAAGAGACATATGAATTGAAGGGGGTTTGTTCACCCTTAAGCAATGCAACGCTAAGAAAAGAAGATGAGGAAGTTTTCACAACTCTTTCCAGTCAGTACAATACGATATTCTGAACATACTTGATAATAGACGTATGCGATGATGTGTGGGTTGTTTTGTTGCTGTTCACGAACATATTTCGATTTACGTTGCAGTATGGATGCCACTTTTTTTGATGAAGTTCTGGAAAGGGTTAAGCCCTACGTTACACTGCGTGATTCCATATCTGCACACGATAAACGTGTGTCACACTACATTTTCTGGCTTCTGGGCAAACATATACACAACTGAGATATGCCTTTCGTATGTCTGTGTCTGCAATTGGTGAGTTTGTTCCAGAGATGTGTCAACCTTTGTATGATGTAGTGAAAGAGAAGTACATGAGTGTGTCATCCTCAAGATCACAATGGTTACAGTAGGCTGATGAATTCGAGTCAAATGGCAGTTCCCCCATGCAGTGGGAGCTATTGATGGAAAACACATCAATGGTAAAGCCCCACCTAACGCTGGCTCTGAGTACTACAAGTACAAAAAACAATTTAGTTTTCTCCTGTTAGCAatatcaaatgcaaatgcacagtttattgttttcgatttgGGTTCAGCAGGCAGTCAGCCAGATGGTGGAATTTTTAAACATGGTAGTCTGGGGGCAATATGTAAATTTGTATATTTCCCTCCATCAGACAAGGTAGGGCAGGGTGGAGTTTCTGATATTCCCTATTTTATATTAGGCGATGAAACACTTGCACTCGatcaaaatttaataataatttaatttaataattacatttatatagcgcagacctctatatgaatatattcagttgcgcttcacaatattttaaaataaaattatgtcaaaCCGTCACGTGAACTAAAAACATaagaaactattaaaaactaCAACCATATacctatttaaaagctaaattaaaaatgaGACATGAGTAGAAAAacctatttaaaagctaaattaaaaaaatgagttTTAACAGCAGTCTTAAAAGTGTCCAATGTCTTTATGTTGCGAATTGTTGAAGGTAATGCATTCCAAAGATAAGGTGCAGCTGACTGGAATGCACGATCGCCAAGGGTTGGACGGGTCTTAATGCTAGGTAACTCAAGTAATAAAGAGTCGTTTGACCTAAGGGAGTATCTGGATTGCTTTTTgatgcaaattaaatcaatcaggTAATTAGGAGCTAGACCGTATAAACACTTAAATGTCAAAAGCAAAATCTTAAACTATGCGGTAACTAATCGGGAGCCAATGAAGGTTAAAGAGCAATGGTGTAACATGACAGAATCTTGGTGCTCCTATGACCAGCCGAGCTGCGGCATTCTGTATACGTTGGAGTTTCATGATATGTGAATTCGGGAGGCCATATAAtaggctattacaataatctacTCTACTGGTTATAAAAGCATGAACTAATGATTCGGTAGTTGGACGACTTAAATATTTCCTAATTCTACGTATGttataaagataataaaaagCAGATGAGCAAGTTTTGTTAATATGACTTAGCATACTCATTTTCGAGTCAAACCAGGTTCCTAAGTTTCGAACTTCACATGATGGAGCAATTTGGGAGTCGCCAACCAATAACATACTGATGTTGCTGACTTTCTGAAGTTGTTGTCGTGTTCCAATTAGAAGACATTCTGTCTTATCTGAATTCAGTTTT
This window harbors:
- the LOC138059210 gene encoding uncharacterized protein, whose product is MAERMLNRLVAAVISLNESSSDASDAPKMNQAINENKTEAREAALRQLFPTIQGQSSSHSAASASVSVSQATNGVFNPSANWSRKGEKRGNKKGTSAICGSSSVSKAVLKDVVLLPSPKVDEVPCGQFRVQSQKIQQFHKGLNSISGFQDLVMNNPGIFKIALGVENQKLSAQSFKKLYSMMYSDKGSNDRDKEDKTIYCLDLYLQELEEEEVNGVTLEDVLIFTTGADTVPPLGFDGPILIEFYETEENVKRYPWSSTCSLTLFLPRGIEDPKEFNSLLTHALENGVGFGKC